The DNA region ATAAACCCAACAAGATGATGGAATAACACTCCAAGTAAGTGTGCAAATGGAAATGACCTGCTTTATAAGTTCAACAAGAATATTCCAAAAACATTATGTAAATAAGGCAGCTTAGTATCATGTACCATGTGTTAGTTATGAAGTGAAGGCTAACTTTGATCTTGACCATGATACCAGAGATAGGGTAAGGCAAATTGAAGAAGGAAGAATTAAAGAAGGGAGTTAAGAGGTCTGGCGGTTACAAGGATAGATGGTTATGGAGAGTGGCTTTTAGTAgtataatagtataaatagaGGAGTGGTTATGATTTAGGAGACTGAAAATTAGTTGATTGATCTGTTATCTCTCCTCagatttctctcttttctcatctcaaatttgtatCTCAACCCTAGCAGTTAGGGTCTTCTCTTCTCAACTATACCTCAACTATATCTTAATTCTACGTCATTAGTCTATTTCTTATCTCGATTCTAGATTAATATGCATCCGACTAATAGTTGAGCTCTATCTTATTTAACAATGAATAATCCAGTTAATCTGTTGCACATGGAAGTCATGAGGAGTCTATGAACTGTTGGAACATGATATTAAACATGCGACTTTGCAAATTTGATATGACTTATGTTATAATTTACTCGGGTCATTTCATTTGGTGGTAGGGAATCTCAAATTGGCACACCCCAAAATCTTGAGCTTGTTTTGCATCTTTTTGCGTTCATTATGTCAATTCAGCAGTCGCCATTTTGCATACACTTCACGAATTCACTGTGCTTGAAGTTTAACATCACCCTCTCTTTGGCAATTGTCTTCAAAGCCAATCCTTTTGTGTTGAAATAATGATTTTGGGTCTACTTGTTTATGCCTATATTTACTGTTAGTTTGAGGGGGAGTGTGGAATTATCAAACTTGGCCCATTCCAATGAATCCTTTGCCTTTCCAAGAAAATAATTGGGAGTTGTATGTCTTCCCACAAAAGAGCATTTATATCATtccatatatttaaaaatgtagtttgttattattatccaGTGTTAAATCAATTTGCattatttcaaaccaaatgGCCATGAGATGTTGTCTGGTTTAGCTAAATCCTTCTTATTTTTTAGGAGCCGCATATAGAGGTAATGAGTCCAGCATCTAAAGGTGTCCAGGCGTACATTATTAACAGGCTTTTAGTGTTCATATACCGTGAGTTTTGGGCTGTGGGGAAACGTGGTTTGCTTCCATGTATTCGTGCAGACGAGTTGTCTGCTCATTTCCCTAGCTTGTCTGAAGCTTTCTTGAGGAAAAGGTTGAAGCACTGTGCTGATTTGCAGGTAATCATATTAGTTAGTGATGTTATATTTTCCTTTTATGTGATAATTCAGACagctttattttattatatatgttgcATAACAAAATATCACTTCCAACAACTTTTTTGGCTAATCTTTTTGGATGGTTTCATGTATGTACAACATAAACAGAGGAGATCAAATGGACAGCTATTTTGGGTCATGAGGCGTAATTTCAGCCTTCTACTGGAGGAGGCACTAAGGAGGATGGTGACACCAGAAAATGTAAGCTTTCTGTTCATTCACCAGATTGACGAGGGCTATACTGTTACAGGTTACGATGAGCTATCTGCTACACAAACTAGTAAAATAGCCCTTGAAGTATTatgttatttatgttttgtcTAGAAGTTGTGCCAATCGTCCTTCTGTTAGAAATAAGACAAAATGTGACCTCTaagacttttgtttttgtttattgagaaaagaaaaatgtaCCATATTTGGTTACTAACATAAATTTTTTCCTTTTACATCTCTTGGTTTACCAGTTCCCAATAAAGATGtgaaataagaaataaagaagGGCGTGTATTTGTTGAAGATACTTTTCATACTACTTTATTATGAAAAACTAGCTCTCAATCTACTGGTAAAATGGTGCTAGttcaaacatataaaatcaagtaaaggagttggatgtgTATTTTCTACTGTCAAATGGGATAAGATTTGGTGAATTTCATTTTGGCTTCTTATAGTACTCTATCATCTTGTCAAATGTCTGTGTCGGGTCTTCAAAATCCATATGATTTTTCTTGTGTAATTTATGACATgttatgtttgtttgttatttgACAGGTTTGTGCATATGAAAGCATGCTAGCTGGACAGTATAGGCTGAAACGTTTGGGAATTACCAGGTTAATTCAGCCCACCGGCCTCTCATCTGCAATGAGTCAGCTCCCGGATGAAGCAATTGCTTTAGCTGCTGCATCACACATAGAAAGGGAGTTGCAAATAACGCCATGGAACTTGAGTAGCAACTTTGTTGTATGTACAAGCCAGGTGAACTATTTCCTGCCATGAAGTTTCTTTCCCTGTTCTATGTGAAGAATATGAACTCTTACAATAAGCTTCATTCTTAAATGTGGAAATTGACATGCTTTCTTGTTCACGTTGCTTCTCTTAAATCTAAATTCATCTGACAGTGACCATCTATATTTAACCAAATCACTGTGCATGCTTGAATTAGTTTCAACTGTAATATTTATGTGTACGGGTTATATCAATGTTCTTCTAATTTGATGctcctaatatttattttcaggACAGGGATAATATTGAGCGGTTAGAAATTACTGGTGTTGGTGATCCATCTGGACGCGGATTAGGTTTCAGTTATGTTCGAACAGTTCCAAAGGCACCAATATCAAATGCACCGTCAAAGAAAAAAGTAGCTATTACTCGTGGAGGTTCTACTGTAACTGGAACAGATGCTGATCTACGTAGACTGAGCATGGAAGCTGCTCGAGAGGTAAGCTCACCACACTCATTTTTGAGGGGTTAGGTTCTATTTATTCATCAGTCATCACATGATGCTGCAATCCTAATTTCTTCACTCCGTCCAATAACCTTCTTTTCTTGACGAAGAAGAGTAACTTTGGTAGTTAATATgttggccttgtttgatgaagggttgtttggattaatccaaataaccctttaTCTCATCATCAGTCacttcatcaactaaaatacaaaGAAAGACATTCATAGCGTATATACTATGTCCAATGCAGTTAAACCTGTATTTTCCTTCTGGCACTTTGTTTTTCAGGGCTACAATGACAGTATCTAGTTCTCTATTACTTTGTCCAATGCACCTGAAattaacattttgaaaattgtaTTTTCTTTGATGCTTTATTACTCCAATCCCTTGAACATgtggaattaacatagataataGTCTTGGCCGGGAGGTGAGGCAACCTATGCAACTGCATAGGGCCCCCATTTTTCATGGGccccaaaattttaattatataatatatatttatcaatctATCTCTTTCCATACCTGTTGCATCCCCTTTTCTATTTCTTATCATACGTGTATATACTAATTATATTTCCGCCAACATTTTCTATCtctttacatatatattttatatagtagttatatatttaatttgtgtatatattttatttttgataaagtTTAGAattagtatatttattttaattttcatggGCCCCAAAATTTGTGTTCGCATTGGGCCTCCGATTCTCTGGACCGGCCCTGCATAGATTCATGACAAATACCTTTTTTCCCTATCTGACCATGGGGCAAAGACTGTTTGCATTAGTTCTTATACTTGATTGTGTCAGTTTTGTTAGTATTTTCAGCAAAATCCTTTGATAAGAAGACATATTGGATAGTCCTCAAAGTAGCATACAAAAGATGATACCTTCTCTGTAAGATTTACATTTGATATTGAACTTTTGCGATTAAAATCCAGTGCTTTTCCTCCATTGCAGGTTCTCCTTAAGTTCAATGTTCCAGAAGAACAAATTGCAAAACTGACCAGATGGCATCGAATTGCCATGATCAGAAAGCTTTCGAGTGAACAAGCTTCAACAGGAGTGAAGGTTGATGCAACTACTATCAACAAGTATGCACGTGGCCAACGGATGTCTTTTGTTCAACTTCAGCAGCAGACAAGGGAGAAGTGCCAGGAGATCTGGGATCGACAGGTTCAAAGCCTTGCAGCCATTGATGGTGATGAATTTGAGAGTGATACGGAAGCACACAGTGATCTTGATTCCTTTGCGGGTGACTTGGAAAATCTGCTTGATGCTGAAGAATTCGAAGTGGAAGATGGTAACTTTGATTCAAAACATGATAAAGTCGATGGTGTAAGGGGAATTAAGATGAGAAGACGACAATCGCAAGCTCAGGCTGAGgaagagaatgaagatgaagctGCTGAAGCAGCCGAATTATGCCGGATGCTAATGGATGGTATGGAGTTTGAAAAATATCCATGTTTAGTCCGTGGtggatttttgtttgttttctttttgaCATGTGTTGGTGgaatttcactttttttttcttctctagaTGATGTGTCAGagcggaagaagaagaagaaaactcgGGTTGTAGCAGATGATAATGGAGTGACACCTGGCATGGAGTTCAGTCTCGATATAGAAAATGCAGAACACCCAAAGAAAACTAATACAATGATGAAAAAGAGTGCAACCACAGCAAAGTCTGTTGAATTCTCACTGAAAGACGATACTGTTCAAGAGCCTAAAAAggtaaataaatttcatatggCCCTTTGACTGCATTTGGTTTTATCACATAACAATTAAACTGTTCTGTGGCAGGAAGAAAATATCCATATTAAGAAGGGCCAATCttccaaaataaaatcaatgagAAAGGATGACATGGATATGGAGCGAATTGGCTTGTTTACCAAGAAGGTTAAAATATTGGGGGATGGGATCAaggtaattttatatttgagagACTGTGGGGTACTCCTGTAAGGAAGTGTTCCTTTATACTCTTTGGTTTTATTCTGCATTCCTTGTATTGAGTGTTTAGTGGAAGTTTATGTCTCGAAAGGAGAGGGaaggtttttatttttaattttcattttggGGAGCAAGTACTATTATATTCTCTTGGATTCTGCTATGCCTTTTTCGTGATGAGTGTCCATTGTATTCTCGTGATTTTCCCACAAAAACAGTCAGTTGACATTTCCATGAACATTTGCAGCATAAGGAATAGCCTTGGTTATCTGACTAAACCTAGATATTCGATTAAGTTACATTCCATTTTTTGACATTCAGCACTGAGTGCAAGAATTTTGTAATAATAGGTAATAGTATTATTGTTTTTTCTCCCATGtgatatttatctatttatattgtTTGCTTATCTATGTATCTAATTTAAATTCTTggatttaaaaagtttaacaaTGGGGCCACAATCCCATTGGATGATCGCCGaagtttaaattgatttttattctTTCGTAACTAGTTTGAGTCGGTACAATTTTTTCCTTGTGTGTGCGCAGGGCATCAAAGAAAAGAAATCAGCCAGAGAGAGTTTTGTGTGTGGAGCATGTGGCCAGGTATGTgcattaatttttcaaatacgGCCAGTCCCATGTGAACAATATgcaatattttagtaattttgttTTCTACACTCTCTCTTAGCTTGGGCATATGAGAACAAACAAACACTGCCCAAAGTATAGAGAAGATACAGAAGCATATGTTGAAATCATGGATCAGGAAAAGACACCCATACCCCCTGATCGTCTTAATCAGTCTCATCCAAAAACTGTGAAAAAGCTTATATCGAAAGGAGCAACAAAAATTGCTGTGATAGAAGCCCCAGAAGATGATAACAGGTCAACCTCAAAGACCAAAACCTTAAAAGTGAAATGCGGCTCCTCTACTGACAACAAGATTTCAGATAAGTTTCTCCCTCCTACACCCTCAGTGAACTCGAGAGAATATTCAGAGCCTATGACTAATAAACCTGTAGTCAAAGTCAACAAAATAACATTCTCCAAGAAGACAGAGCACGAGTTCTCTTCCCAAGTCGAGTCTCACAGGCAGCCTTCTGTTGTGATAAAACCACCCGGGCCTTCTTCTTCTGATAGAGAGCAGTCTCGCAAGAAGATCATTATTAGACAACCGAAAGAGGTTATTAATGCGGACCAGGTAAGTCAGGAAGGTAGTTCGGGTTTCGAGTatagaaagataaagaagattGTGGAATTGCCACAAAACGAGCAGCAGGAGAGAAAGAGTTCAATTGAGGTATCGGCACTGAGAAAAATGAGAGAAGATGAAAGGTGGTGGGAAGAGAAGGAGagggagagagaagaaagaaacaGGAGGCTTTGCGAGCAAAAGAGGATATATGAAGAGCAAgagaaattagacgagcttagaAGATATCAAGAAGATATAAGACGGGAGAGGGAGGAAGAAGAACTAGAGAAGGCgaagaggaagaaaaagaagaagaaaccggAAGTGAGAGATGATTACTTGTTAGATGATGATCTCCCACCGAGGATGATCAACAACAACGATAGGCTATTAACATTACCAGAGAGGGACCACCGGGCTTCAAAGAGGAGGTCGGTTGTAGAGTTGGGACGATATGGTGCTGACTATGCTCCGCCTGCAAAACGTCGAAGGGGTGGAGAGGTAAGTAATAATGTAGTtcgagcttgtttgatgttggtttttgttttaatacataaatagattatttagattttaaggCGTTGTTCAAtcttgagttatttgaatttagtctCAAATATACCCAAATATCACATTATTCAgatcatcaatcaaaataccTCCAAATATctcttttaaaacaaaattatatattttatgccCCTTATGTGTGTTTTTTCTTCAATAACATATTGATTATCCGAACAAAGCCTAAATgagtaaaatatatttgattttatgtttGGATTATGGAATATTTGGATATTAACCCTTGATTAAATAAAGAAGGccttatatttgaaataatttgataaaaaattagttCTTAATGTAGGCCAGGCCAGGCCAGGCCTTGTTTGAtatctagggttatttgaaataaccTTGTTATTTAGATGTAggggttatttgggtaaaatgacATTTAAGTTGTTTTCTTCAGGTTGGTTTGTCAAACATATTGGAGACCATAGTGGATACCCTACGGGCAAGAACGGATATATCGTACCTATTTCTTAAGCCGGTGACAAAGAAAGAAGCtccagactatctaaagattaTAGAGAGACCGATGAACCTTTCGACAATTAGGGAGAAGATAAAGAATCTAGGGTACAAGAATAGACAGGATTTCAGGCACGATGTTTGGCAAATAACATACAACGCTCACAAATACAACGACGGTCGCAACCCATGTATTCCTCCCCTTGCGGATCAACTTCTGGAGCTTTGCGATTTTTTGTTAGATCAAAATGATGCTGCCTTGGCGGAAGCGGAAGCTAGCATTGATTTTATGGATTAAGCTTAATCAATCATCCATCTGCGCAGGCACTTGTTTATATTGCTGTTTGCTTGCTTGTTTGTTGTATATCAATCATCGTATAGAAGAAGAATTATGTAAATTCTGAGGTATGTGTACATTTGAGATATTATTAATTggaaatgaatgaatgaatgaattcatGGATATGGATTGAATGAATCAATCATTAGTTTACAAGAGGTTAAGAAgattgttcttcattttctaaaCATGTTCCATTCCATGTATTACTTACTTAGTTCATCAGTTTAATagaattagttattttttttaaaggatcAGTTTAAATGCTTTGTCATATTTTAGATGTTTAACATAGAAatcaaattgattttctttGTATCAAGGcttttattataacttttatttacaAGCAAGGATATAaccacaaatatata from Impatiens glandulifera chromosome 5, dImpGla2.1, whole genome shotgun sequence includes:
- the LOC124937705 gene encoding transcription initiation factor TFIID subunit 1; amino-acid sequence: MGDDSDSTSQDGRDEDDEDEYEEAGKGKLLGFMFGNVDDSGDLDVDYLDEDAKEHLSALADKLGPTLTDIDLSAKSQRTPADTAEEDYGEKAEDAVDYEDIDEQYEGPEVQAASEEDYLLPKKDFYSTEVPLSDLKQTTSVFDDENYDEDEDDIEREHELVDIVAKNDNIHSGPLGDSMEVVSEGEQHPIDDNSFSSPEMEHISADSADDIEEELEDIKEQPDERKSTSLPVLCIEDGSAILRFSEIFGNFEPLKKSERRDNKYIFLKERYISMDASDIVEEDEESFLRSRCQVSSVPRQVHAIQDSMSMGAESDATNLDMTQVASSLGPQVRRSKESHLSAEPMKEDVVADPFSEWSSSLSGELYLLDLQDWENNIVWDNSPAMSGNAAESCESPDPDSEAIFNAETEGEIGQPNFQAESQEDSNEKDFRFSLSSCHISVEPFGANEISGARDQILEQKFHPQHLRLESTSIMDVADSVDFGKDGTSEETKKSDIINHLSRLSLQNRELIAESWLDRIVWDPHQSIPKPKLIFDLQDEQMLYEILDIKDGKQLQLHAGAMFITQSSKSGTGDSVEPYGHNVVSVAQFNIANDKYYSNRKVSQQLKSHSKKRTAHGVKVLHSIPALKLQTMKPKLSNKDIANFHRPRSLWYPHDNEVVVKEQAKLSTQGPMKIILKSLGGKGSKLHVNAEETVSSVKAKASKKLDFKPMESVKIYYSGRELEDHESLSAQNVRPNSLLHLVRTKIHLMPRAQKLPGENKALRPPGAFKKKSDLSVKDGHVFLMEYCEERPLLLGNAGMGARLCTYYQKTSPGDQTGNLLRNGSNTLGTIITLDPADKSPFLGDIKAGCSQSCLETNMYRAPIFSHKVSTTDYLLVRSAKGKLSIRRIDGLHVVGQQEPHIEVMSPASKGVQAYIINRLLVFIYREFWAVGKRGLLPCIRADELSAHFPSLSEAFLRKRLKHCADLQRRSNGQLFWVMRRNFSLLLEEALRRMVTPENVCAYESMLAGQYRLKRLGITRLIQPTGLSSAMSQLPDEAIALAAASHIERELQITPWNLSSNFVVCTSQDRDNIERLEITGVGDPSGRGLGFSYVRTVPKAPISNAPSKKKVAITRGGSTVTGTDADLRRLSMEAAREVLLKFNVPEEQIAKLTRWHRIAMIRKLSSEQASTGVKVDATTINKYARGQRMSFVQLQQQTREKCQEIWDRQVQSLAAIDGDEFESDTEAHSDLDSFAGDLENLLDAEEFEVEDGNFDSKHDKVDGVRGIKMRRRQSQAQAEEENEDEAAEAAELCRMLMDDDVSERKKKKKTRVVADDNGVTPGMEFSLDIENAEHPKKTNTMMKKSATTAKSVEFSLKDDTVQEPKKEENIHIKKGQSSKIKSMRKDDMDMERIGLFTKKVKILGDGIKGIKEKKSARESFVCGACGQLGHMRTNKHCPKYREDTEAYVEIMDQEKTPIPPDRLNQSHPKTVKKLISKGATKIAVIEAPEDDNRSTSKTKTLKVKCGSSTDNKISDKFLPPTPSVNSREYSEPMTNKPVVKVNKITFSKKTEHEFSSQVESHRQPSVVIKPPGPSSSDREQSRKKIIIRQPKEVINADQVSQEGSSGFEYRKIKKIVELPQNEQQERKSSIEVSALRKMREDERWWEEKEREREERNRRLCEQKRIYEEQEKLDELRRYQEDIRREREEEELEKAKRKKKKKKPEVRDDYLLDDDLPPRMINNNDRLLTLPERDHRASKRRSVVELGRYGADYAPPAKRRRGGEVGLSNILETIVDTLRARTDISYLFLKPVTKKEAPDYLKIIERPMNLSTIREKIKNLGYKNRQDFRHDVWQITYNAHKYNDGRNPCIPPLADQLLELCDFLLDQNDAALAEAEASIDFMD